Genomic window (Alnus glutinosa chromosome 9, dhAlnGlut1.1, whole genome shotgun sequence):
attttaacatgttttaattcatatggattaaaatacaattaagggtcctatttttaatatatttgaattttttaatggtttttttttttttttttttatctttttttgtatgattcactcaaaattttttttgaagtgtttttttgtttttgaaagcaaaataaggaaatttttttttatttgattaagcattAAACATgatgtgagaggatttatttgattcattaaatgttgagtgaaaaaatttgttttattttgtaggatttggcttaggtgcttaaaaaaaaaattgcagtaccatcttgaccattgaaaaaactacagcacctatgctgtaatatttagaatttagattttctttttgccttttttttttttaatttttatttttatacatcttttcgttataaactacacctatgtgaacaaatattttaaaaagttttattttttttgggttaaaataaaattaagggttttagcctttattatctttttattgaaagatgtgtgataattttttttttttttacaagcataTTTTAagttataataaaaagtacgatgAAAATATGTTTAAATTCTGAAACTAAATTACAATGAAGAATCTCGCGTATAGCGCGGATTATGctcaattaaaataatgttaaagaaAGCAAAAGTGTTCTCCTAGATTTAGGGTAACACTTTTTTGTTCTCTTGGTGTTCCCTAAGATTTAGGGAATGCCACATGAGTCTATTGTAAGGTTGACAATCTGGGTTGGGGAGTTGGATTTGGGTCGACTCTTCAACCTGTTTAGGGTTAACACGAATACAACCCGTCAACCCGAATACGATCCCGCAAGTGACCCAACATGAACCACTTAACACATTTAATAAACAATTTACAAATGGGTCGACCTTTTTGACTTGTTTAGACCAAAAAGTGACATGTTTAATCTAACTCGACACAACCTGTTTCTACCCAAACACGATTTGTTTAAGATTAGCAATTTTTACATGACCCACGAATTCGATACGAACATGTAGGGTTTGAGTTTAGACTATAACCTGTCAACCCGTTTCTGACATATTTATGACATGTTTATAACACattttttatcatattagtTAAATGGGTTGATATGCAAACCCAACGGGTTGACAAGCCAACCTAATGGGTTAGCTCGCCAACCCGTTGAGCCAAGCCTAGATTTGTTTGACCCGTTTCAACTTGTAtttactatataaaaaatatatataatttcataaacGGATCAACTTATGGGTCAagcgggtcgacccgtttatgacctaaATTTGTTTAtgcaaaaccctaaccttttaaTGTCGTGTTGGGTTCGTGGGTTATGTGAAAAACTGCCAACCCTAACTAATATGTTTCAGCCTTGtagttgtttttttaaaatttttcctataattaaaaaaataaaattttaaaagctgcTACTAATGCTTTAAGAACCTAATCTATTCCGCTAAGAACTTGATATTTAAGTTGGTAACGGTACATGTGTGTTGAGTGTTCCATCTCATTTCCCTTCGTGGTGTTCTTTGATTTTCAGTACCCCAGCATCAATGGGCTTCCTGAGTCGATCGGGCTTGTTGGGTCTTTGCCATAATCCTGCTATGGATttagaataatgctacatatcacttTTGTGTCTCGCCTAAAATTGATaaggctcttaaaattaccatttgatttaagatagattattattaaattttgattcaatagttattttaagagccacatcaattttgaggagATAAAAAGGAGACACAATGATGatacatagcattactcatagttTTAGTAAGAAGTCCATCCCACGTGTCATCTTTGGTTTGAAGTTTTGGGAGCATGAGGAGAGAATTTGGACATCCATTTGGGCAATCATGTGTAGCTCGTATGAAAGAGACAAAGAACATTCACTTTGCCCCTGCATGAAGTGATCTCTACGTGACCCCTGACCAAGGGATATCTGAATTCTTAAACAACCGAAAGGGTCCGACCAGTACCATTAGCAAAAAGGAATAACTTCGGATCATCATCAATCTTCTCTTGTGTGTTGTGTGTTTGTATATATAATCCAACGTTCCTGAGCTTTCATTTCAATCAGatcacaaacaaaaagaaaaccaacaaattaccagaaacaacaaacacatttctatatatatatatatatataagctcatATGGAAGCCAAGCCAGTTGCTGCAGCTAATCGTGTTTACGAGGACTTTGATCCTCCATCAAATTGGGCAAGCGAGCCAGAACACGACACTCTAATCCTCGAGCTACCAGGTatgtttctctttctctttaatATTCTTTTATCTGTACATCTCTGTTATGAGTTCGAATTTGAGTTTTCagatttaatattttatctacATATAATATAAGGGTTGAGATTATATTGATTGatgaggtttttgttttttaagctTTCTTTTCAAGACACATAATTTACGCATACAAAAATGTAGAACTTTTGACGGATAAATGTAAACAAGCAGATGAAAGTAATTAATCAAAAATAAGACATgtaaggacaaaaaaaaaaaaaaaaaaaaaaaatctttgtagATTAcgggtccgtttggatttgaaaattcaaaaagtatgatctaaaaataacaatttgaaaacgtaatttttaaaaatacaattaaatgtttgataaaaattacaatttatcctttaaaatagtgttttttttttttttttaaataaaaaaaaaagcaattcaAAACAgttttattttctgttatttgatttaaaattgtgtcttttatttacaaaatggCAACGACTTGTTAACATAACCATCTCTTAATTATATATGCAGGCTTTAAAAAGGAACAGCTAAGGGTTCAGGTAACCTCAAATCGTAGCCTGAAGATCACCGGCGAACGCTCGCTTGGTAACAACAAATGGCGGCGTTTTCAAAAGGAATTCCCCGTCCCGTCAAATGTGGACCCCAATTCAATCACTGCAAAGTTTGAAGGCGGCATGCTTTACGTCAAACACCCGAAAGTCATCACTGCTCTGCCTGGACCAGCACGGCCGGAGCAGGCAAAACCACCGGCGAAAGCTCCAAGGCCCGAACAGATGCCAAAAAGCGATCAGCCACAAGCAAAACCACCCGCACAAGCTCCAAGGCCCGAACAGATGCCTAAAAGCGATCAGCCACAACAAACTCAGAAGGCTGCTCAAGAAGTTTCTTCTTCAAAGTCATCCAATGTGGATAAACCAACAACTATTGGGAAAACTACTGCCCCTGTGCAAGCAAACGCCAACAAAGGACACGACGTTAACGATGCTAACAGGGATATTTCCCAAAAGACAccggagaaggagaaggaaccGAGCGACGATGCTGCAAACAAGAAGAAGAGCACATCGCCCGATGCCGACATTACGGCCGGCACAAGTCATGAAAAGCAGAAAAGGACTCCCGGCGACTCGGTTGTTAAGAAATCAGAGAAGACGGACAAACGAGCAGTGACCGGAAATGTGGATGCCGGCCTTAAATCCGATGATCAGCAAGAAGGTTATAAGCGATCGGTTTCTAGTTTGGCGACGGAGCTGACGAAGCCAAAGACATTATTGAACTTAATTGTGGCTGGACTTATGGTTCTGGTATTTGTCCTATATCTTAAGAATGCAGTGAAGCCAATTGGAGGACCTAAAAGTGAACACCCATAATGTATTTATGTGTAAATGAGCCAACTTGGCTCTAGCAATGCTGATGCCAGTGAA
Coding sequences:
- the LOC133877941 gene encoding inactive protein RESTRICTED TEV MOVEMENT 2-like; its protein translation is MEAKPVAAANRVYEDFDPPSNWASEPEHDTLILELPGFKKEQLRVQVTSNRSLKITGERSLGNNKWRRFQKEFPVPSNVDPNSITAKFEGGMLYVKHPKVITALPGPARPEQAKPPAKAPRPEQMPKSDQPQAKPPAQAPRPEQMPKSDQPQQTQKAAQEVSSSKSSNVDKPTTIGKTTAPVQANANKGHDVNDANRDISQKTPEKEKEPSDDAANKKKSTSPDADITAGTSHEKQKRTPGDSVVKKSEKTDKRAVTGNVDAGLKSDDQQEGYKRSVSSLATELTKPKTLLNLIVAGLMVLVFVLYLKNAVKPIGGPKSEHP